DNA sequence from the Uloborus diversus isolate 005 chromosome 1, Udiv.v.3.1, whole genome shotgun sequence genome:
tgggtacATCCAATCTAGAACGATTTGTACTTTGGTTGCAACACAAACAACTGACCATCCACTGCACGTAGTGAAACCCACAGGACTGACCGTCTAGTCTGCCTGTATAATGCTAAGCATACCGAATGCCAAGTGCCCTCTTTCGATCACTGGGAAACTCACCGCCGAAAAAAAGGAGTTCCTAACCACTTATAAATACCGTACCAATAGTATAGCTGGCATGCCTTGGTCAGGATTCAACCTCGGATTCATAATTCGAGAGCATTGTCAAAGATCACTGTGCTCTGCCACTTCAGCCACTGGAGTCATGAAACTCTTAATTGGCAAATCGGCGAAACAAcaggaaataatttcaaacaaaggaacTGCGCGATATTTATAGTGCTAGAAAGTTATTTTCATGAGTTAATTTTCCTAATTCCTTCTATTATCTAAACATTCATGCAAAACTAAAAAGAAGCACAGAAGCTTAACTTCCATGAGCTCTTAAACACAATGGGGATCTTGCTAAATATCGCTTAACTGACACTAGGTTCGACATCTCAGTTTCTGGTGTCACATTTGTCAGACTTGACGATACATCGTCCAGTAGTTGTCTACGTATGAAGATACGTCAGTTTGCTTTGAAATTGGcacaaaaaacgaagaaaaaagtcttttgaaacaTCCGATTGCAACTAAAGATGGAGATACACAACTGGATTCTACACAGAAACTATATACAAAATTTCTTTGTATGGCTTACCTTTTCTGCTTTATGTGCTAAACATACGTACTTATACGTCTGTACAAACGCAGTTACAGACGCTTTTTGTGCTTTCTGTCATAAGATTTCGCTTTGcttgtgttgcttgtttatatttaggctgagctagaatcccaacaaattaatgaatgcgattaggaaattttcacagcgatttcgtaatctttatacataaaggactaatctctgtccggatgtccggggtaaacttcaaaactactggagggattttaaccattttttcaccatagatagctacattatcggggaacaacttaggctataatttattgctaaaagacttagtttaaaaacgtcgtggtcgaaaacagtaaatgtcgtGTAATTCCCACATCAAATggttaaagattaaacccattgtttcgaaaattctttgccttacaacagcaatattaaaagttaatcataatgaaagttttgaatcaaggcctctccgGAGCAAACaagagtttaaagtcatttaaacattaactctactttttgcacacttaaggaaacatagtagagagcttttttttttcttttcttttggtgTGTGTGCGtactatttaaataaataaagcgcctggtttttttttagtgatcttcgtttttgttagttcatattttgcagattcttcaaatttttatatttttaaattcgtgctttcttttctaaatgaatattcgttcgttcataatacttattgctattttacttttatgggtaaggaagaagctcgatttttaatcacgtcaaagcggtgtgttttgtgttctttcagttaaaacagaaaacgaaagcaagtagcgattgtttctcacatgTATTACTGaaccaggcaacgccgggtatttttgctagtatattatataaaactacggatatgaataactgataatctttataatgtaaagaaaaaaatgaaactttaatatttattggtttggaaatatacAAGTTTGGATataacgtaaaacacgttgtgtacttcaaaaatgattggaatatgagtccgtcttttgcaaaaaatttacGATATGTGTAAACAgtttagtattatacatttttttttttaattgggggttcggctttgtattagaagtgatgctgcaattctagtacgctcttctggggttaaaaatttggtcctgaaaagggcctttgtttgatagaaaaatcagaatccATTAATTATTAAGACGCAAAAGTCAATCTTTACCggggcctaaaaactaaatcagagaaagctttgtgatttctaatttttatctgttgccatctcatatttattaacaaatttaaaatgctaGCTGacaaaatcttgctaaaattaattactgtccgcacgcaagcgcagttgaaatggcaaatctgtgataaccgggatttaacgtcgagtaattTTCTGCTTGGTTTTAGCCATTTTCTTTTGCGCTTTTCTAAACTTGACTTTGATGGATAAGAAAGACGCCATTTACGGACCCTTTTTTGGTGTTTTTGGAGCCTCTGCAGGAATGATCTTAAGTGCTTTTGGTGCCGCATATGGCACTTGGAAAGCAGGATCAGCAATTTCAGCTGCCACGGTAATAGCCCCACATGTAATAATGAAAACACTGATTCCCGTGGTAATGAGCAGCATCATTGCTATTTATGGGCTCATTGCTTCAATTTTGATCATCGATGGCATTAAACCTTCGGTTGAAGGATATACGATGTACACTGGATTTCTCCATCTCGGATCTGGTTTAACAGTCGGCGTAACAGGCCTTGGAGCTGGATATGCACTTGGTATTGCTGGAGAAGCAGGAGTGAGAGCTGTAGCTCAAGAATCCAGTATTTATGTAGGTTTCTTACTCATCCTCATCTTCGCAGAAGTTCTGGGACTATATGGTCTGATTGTAGCTCTTATTCTTACAACAAAGATTATATAATGCTTGTTCTTGGTCAACTATTTTCATCTCTTTGTTCTAATAGTAATATATTACTATAAATTATACATATTTAGAGACATTCACTTGTGAATGTCGTTGGCGACATTCGGAATCTCGCTAAACTTTCGTTTGCCAACTATAACAGTTGTTAGAGGAAACAGATTTCCAGACCGTATACCAGTCTATTTAAGAACCAAATTGAAATTTCTATCGCCAGAAAATTTGGAATGATTTCGAAGAACATCGGAAATCTTCACACCTTCCGAACCAAAACGAGTAAAAGGATTTATTGCAATACTCTAAACCTCCTTAAAGTTTCGATCACCGTTTTATAGTCATTGCCATTAAAAACCGATTTCCTGACTGTTTACTAAGCAGGATAGGTCACTGAATTTTAATTTCATCGTTGTTTGGTACTTTTCTGATTTCCCGTATTTagggattatttttcatttcattcactGCCGCCATTGTTAATGCAAAGATACTACTTGTTTGGCGATACCATACTTTACTTTgtcttttttaatgaatttttaagcaaaacaagcatttttacaagattaaaatttccattaaacgaaaattaatccaccaagaaatcaaactaagccattaaatgtaaaataactcGTGAAAGAAAAAACAAGCCACTAACTAACGAAAAAGTTCGATTAAAATAATCCGCGGAAAATACAATTAGCCATTAATGAATATTCATATTTCCACTAAAGTGTGAAATCTGAAAAAGAGGGGCAAAGGTAGTGGCCACGAAACGTGGggtttttaaggggtctaaggacctttaaacttcaaaattttcgattttctggaaaaaatatatgttatgcacagtttaattctgaacaatttgataccttatttattactatacgccaaaaacttttcgagttattgtaaaaatgtaaCGAGtatccaaaattttgggtaaaaaatatttatttttaaatattaactttaatgttttagttgaaatttagattcagatcgttaagatgtatcagacaaacattaatcaatgtttttctctatataacaatattatcattcgctttttacgccaatgttgacttcttcggcggctgcttaaaaaaaattgtcgatggtgttaatcaatctttttctctatacatcaatattaaCATTTGCCTTTTTACGCAAGggttgccgccatcggcggccgcttaataaaattttgtgttgaagaaagtattttctagatctcccgttatgtcctttggaatatttttcagggagggggagggaaggcacaaaaggcatactcttcatgcatcttttgtcggaaaataacaaaaagcatttccacttttatgtgaaagcattgttttttcaaagtcatggtgtgtgtgggggggtgggGGGCTATTGATcacccgttgaagttcctctatttcttactgtcgatttactgtatccacctctatatttgtccacctttctttctctctatctacctctgatagtaattaacaatcctttttatatataaaaaaaaaacattttttgcccacttaattatcatctctctatctaccaaacataaccaccagtccctacaaaaatcatgcaaaaaaccgcgggctttatttatttacttaaaattacacgcaaaaaaaaggctctatgttacctgtagtgtccaaaaagcagcgcttgcaaaagtttaaaaaaatcaccgcttttattgaattaaaatgcgcaaaaatatttgaccaaaaataaatatagcaaacagtccagaaaaaaaaaagttagaaaaataaagatctgggagaaatctctgaacgttaaaaaaaaaaagtgaagagaaagcaaacgatatcagttaggtcacgtgatgaggaagtgcggaactcggccggcaatgcttacagatcgcgtcgtgttctgcatttaaaaaactgtaaaaaaaaaaaaaaaaacttttgcgtattttaaaaacttttttcttctgaagggggtggaatgtttttactattattaactaaaattttggaattgagggctcaatactttttgcaggatgagtttcgaaaaaaactaaacccagaaaaaaatgcaaaataaaagttttttcaaaaatttataaaaaatacaaaaattgctccatcttcaaaaatttttccttcatcatatttaaaattaaatttacaccatagtacaaaaaatatttgtgtggtgcgattggttcggggtctgtgaggtgaaaagtgcaaaaaaacgcataaaacattaaataactttttttctattaaaaatatcaaaaatcgtagcccgaggtgcacatctttcagcaaaaactgcaacagtataccaaatttcatctttctaggccttaccgttttcccgggatgcgcgccacacacacacacacacaaacatcttattttattatatgtatagaagatttaGTTCACAGCATGCGAATTCTCACGTACGTGGCATGTCAAACCCCtcgtgtgactgtttatgttgcttaataacttgtttaattaaaagtatatacttatttattattcctttcacaagtatctcaaaaattaattgtttaagtatatttatttttttaatattgtgttttagttcattttagtaggataaggagtcatgtcacataataaattctcaccttcgtTACCTAAAcccaaaatgccattcctcattaacacgttgCTGTAATGACGTTAAATTTTactttccatgatacaagggagcccccttgtttattttcagccataaagaagttgtgatatttttgtcgtaaaacaagaagatagattttgctttaaaaactaagtgtggttattgtgacttctcacatCCGTGTACTTGAACTTCAGATatgtaaattaaagtaaaaaaaaaaagaagtgaacatgttttcatatgcttaacgaGTGCAGACTgaagcaacgaagaaaaaaaaaaattccctgaaaaatgtattcattagcccaatattaatggaaaattcctcacctccatgacagaccttatcaatgtcattatttttgaggcgagaataaatgatggaggggaaatacatcaattttaaacagtctaccaaaattataaattgccagtatttCAGCaaggcattattattattattattattttttcatttatgagtaaaataattggaatttagctggaccattgtttatggttatttctaatgggtaacactttcatttaagaatgaaaaaaaaaaaaaaaaaaagttttgaaattgagaaaaatatttgcgttcaaaagctacattttctggagaatgaccctgtattgagttaaatggatcgtattttgaataaatattagctttaaaatatattacacCTCACTTATTTTATTCTATTACTAAACGATTTGGTTATTTTCAGATCACACTGTGTAAGGTAAACACCAGTAGTGTCCATTTCAAGatttaaaacgcactagtagtggccacagtgaagtaaatttttaaactgtgggtctacaatattaattaccttTCTTGAACCTCAAGGCGCAAATTGAAATCCAACTCTTCCTCAATCGTCCCATTtcttaaaaatgccagaatttcaatttgttcaattttttatccatttttttcccaaacttcaaatttggTCCATAAGTgaccactccaaaatctgaaaatttcagtagtggtcatttgacattctcccatccgaagaatttacattacttactttaaatttaaaaaaatgatgaataaaattgattcaatatgatagttacactAAGTACCAATACATTAATTAAATCATcattgttcatttatttcttcaaagtataaAAGTAAcctttgaagtggccactactgaaacacTGACTACCACTGGTGTGTTTACGTTACATACATTTGTTTGAAGAATGGTTTTGaaaaacaaacgagctgatgtgtgtctcacatgacttccttttacttcaattcaatgtcatttttccattattggtaacttttaaccgacttcaaaaaggaggcggttatcaattcataccgtatgtatgtttttttttttttttttttttttttttgtttgtccactcatagcgtctcacctagtgaaccgattttgatgattctttttttaatggatagggaatggctcaacttaggtacCATTAcattgtttgaccatatttgttctttaaaaaaaaagttatgggcaaaaaagcagtaaattttatgcaatttccctattaaatgattaaaatgatattgtagcgaagttcgcacttttcatccgtggataacggtggctcagtggtggaattctcgcctcccacacgagcgacccgggttcaaatcccgactaggacaaagtgaattttactaaaatttcgtttctactgtttcccgtattttctcgaatcttctattaatttctgtatctttccaagtctggaaagttccagcactttctcaagttgtatgtaaggagatgtaacgttcattcgtggttctgaataaagatctcgagttgagactaacgagtattcgcttcattcatagacggatttaggccgaaatatttgggggtgcaacaataacagagATCTGGGGCGGGTGGTAtacccggaataacaaggcagtggcgaaatcataaataattttaggacaggacacacttttaagtctaaaaaacgcgatgtaaaccatatttagtaagattaggggatgggcaattcttaacatttcaaactgcagaaaaactcttaaacgaaagtcgatattagaagcaacgggtgaatccagctactggtttggaatgggattcacgccccagaaaaaatttgaaatagtagttttgaaaacgcagttttgcaattcttggtgatattttaggggcaagaaaggtacgtgttgCTCCAaggatatttttagaaattttagtcttataaatgtgattatagtccatatttatagtttgggttaggaatgagactcatagactgtctccaatcgattttttgaaaagcagatagaaatacgtacccCCCTCACCTcgcccacgctacctctttaacttttcataactgaagtttcaaaaatactacggaggacaatttttgattctgttaccggacggggtgttctggagctctcaccctggaaaattttcgaaattgaagtcctaaaaatgaagttcttctgcagtactccatggtattaaaaaaaaaaaaaaggattctcccacttaaatatttcgaaatagtggatttcaaaatcaaaataaccGACCAACTAAGAAAGGTGGTCGGAGgtccttgttcgaatattttccaaaattaa
Encoded proteins:
- the LOC129225947 gene encoding V-type proton ATPase 16 kDa proteolipid subunit c-like; protein product: MDKKDAIYGPFFGVFGASAGMILSAFGAAYGTWKAGSAISAATVIAPHVIMKTLIPVVMSSIIAIYGLIASILIIDGIKPSVEGYTMYTGFLHLGSGLTVGVTGLGAGYALGIAGEAGVRAVAQESSIYVGFLLILIFAEVLGLYGLIVALILTTKII